In the Candidatus Bathyarchaeia archaeon genome, TATAGCGAAAGAGCCTGTGTTGCCGACAAAAATTTTCCCTTGAACATTAAAATATGCAAGGATTAACCAGAAAATTAGTGGACCAACCATAAGTATCTGTGCGGATAGGGGAGAAAGCGTGGTTAAACCAATCAGGATTATGGCGGGGCAGACGGTTTCTAAGCCGTTTAATCCGCCGAGCATGTTTATGGTGTTGGTTATTATCATGACGATTAAGGGAATGATAAGAAAGTAGTAGAAACCGTCAAAGTTGATCAAGCCGATAATGGGAAGCGAGATTGAGGTTCGCACGACTGAGGAATTGGCGATGGCGTAGTACATGAGGGGCAAAGCGGCAATGAGGGGCATGAAGGCTTTGTAGCGCCATTTCAGGTCAATCCAGTCATCCAGCAGCCCCATGAAGCCACCGAACAAGACACAGATAGCTAAAGTTAGGGCAGCTGAGACGCCGTTTGCTGTGGCGCCGACATTGATGCTGTAGACCTCGCTTAGGAAGTATATGGCGAAAAGGTAGACTGTGGTGAATAAAACGTAGGTGACGCCTAAGCCCCAAGGAACAAGCGGTTTGCCAGGCTTGTGTTGGTCGGGGACTTTGGGCCACAAGGTTACTGCGTCACCTTAAGGTGGGGCGGTTGAGTTGGTTGCTGCGTAGTAAGCGTCCCAGTCAATCTGGTAGAGTGCCACCAACGGAACCAAACCGCCGTATTGGTATGCTACGGTTTGGGGGTCTGCCTCCAAACCCGAGATGTATGCGGGCGTAAAGAAGCTTGGCAACTCACCCGTTTGGTCAGACACTGTAACACCGTATTTGTTTGCCCACTGCTGCTCAGCGTTACTCATCAGCTTAAATATTGTTGAGTTTTGCCCCATTAAATTAGGGAATGTTTCACCTTGGTCGGCTTGCCCATTTCCGTTAAGATCAGCCCAATCGGTTCCCAGAGTGTAGTTACCGAAAGTAGTTTCATTTGTCCAGCGGTAATCATTGGTCATCCATTGTGTTCCGAACGTTTCATTACTTAAGAATCGGCTTTCTGCTTCACCTGAAATTCTTGCCATCCAGTACCATTTGCCTTCGTCGCCGTAGCCTCCGAATTGGACGCCAGAGAGGGTTCCAGTGTCGGAAATAAGCATCTGCAGCGTGACAAACACCAAGACGTAGTCGGCGTCGTAGTGTTCAAGCATCTTTAGAGATTGTGTTTCGTTAGCCATCATGCTGTAGGCGACGTTTTCTATCTGCGTGGTATTTGTGGTGGTGTTATCGCAGAGGGTGGTTACGTTGCCAAACATGCCAAGCCAGTCACCATAGTCCCACCAGCTGCTGACGACAGTAGTTGATTCAAGGTTGTTTCGGGTGTAGCTGAGCATATTGCGCCATTCAGGGATAGGCTCGTAGGGCGTAACGGGCAAGCTTGCTGAACTAATTGTTATGGGGTTGTAAACGGCGCCGTAAACACGCGGATACAACGCTGGAAGATTAGTAGCCTGTGTTGTTTGAGGGGTAAACGCATACGTTGACACAAGCAAAGTAAAGATTATCAAGATTGCAATCAAACTGTATTCTTTACCTACCCGCTTAAGCCCACGTTTGGACTTCACAACAGTTTTCGTTCGCGATTCTCTAAGCAGAGCAAAGAAGGGTTTGAGCAAAGTCATAATGCCGATTGCTGCTAAGAGGGCAAAAGCAGGCGCTAACAGAACCAGCAGACGCACCATTGACCCAGCAAAGTATAGGGTAGTTAAGCCGAACACAGCCAAAAACACGTTTCGGTTGGTTGGGTTCTTCACTGCAAAGTATAGCCCTGTTAAGAAGAACAAGACTGATATACCTAACTCGTAGTAGATGGAGCCCCACGCGGTTATGCGGTGCTCAGCAACTGACTCGATGATTGGCAGGGCAGCGCGTTCGAAGGGGTCAAGAACCGAACCGAACTTTGCGGCGATGTTAGATAAGTCGCCAAAGCCAACTAAAGCAACAAAGCCGCCTACAAGAACTACCAGGAAAGCCGCGGTGATGAGGGTTTTTGTTCGAGTGGGCAATTGGGCATTGAAGACCTCAGCGATACACAACAGAACAAAAACGCCAGCAACGGGCAGCACGACTCCTGTTGTGAGATAGCTTGGGGAAAGGAAAGGCACCATAGTGGCTAGGAAAAGCCCCAAACCAAAGGTTATGCTGTAGGATATCAGAAGTCGTTGGCTGTAACGTTTCATTAAAACCAACGCGACCACAAACAAGGCTGCGAGCCCAATCAAGTAGTAGGCAGCACCCCAACCGCCGCTAAAGTAAGCTAATGCTCCTGCGGCTCCTAAGGAGTACAGGACCATTGAGCTGAAGGAACGATTCTTGTCGATGGCACGCAAGAACAAGAAGATAAACAGTAAAAGCGAAATGACACCCACTGTTTCGGTGTCAAAGAAGCCAAGAGAGGAACGTTGGATAACTGCGGGGCTTAAAGCCATAATTAATGCGGCTATTAAACCGACGGATTTGCCGCCCATGTCTTTTCCAACAAAGTAAAGTATGAAAACAGCCACTACACCCAAGATTGGCGCCATAAGGGAGCAGAAGGACATGAGGTCTATGTTTACGCCTAGAAAAGAGACTACGTTATACAAAGCTGCTGCCGTCAGCGGCAACGAAGGCAAAGACATTCCCATATCTATGCCTGCAGGGTAGAACTGTTGAGTGTCTATCCAGTGAGTAGGATAGTAGGGAGACAGCAAGCCATTTTGGACCATATGGTTTGTGATGGTGTACTGGTAGTAGGGGTCAAACTCGTTGAGACCCAACGTGCCTAAGGGAATTTCCCATCGAATAGGTAAAACGCGCACGGTAAACGCGATAACAAGAATCAGAATCAACGCCGTGTAAGTTAGAATTGCTCCGTGACTAACTTGAAATCTGCCGAACCCTTTGAAACCTTTTGACAGTCTCTGTTTAAACCCCATTTGAGCCATCTCTTCACTCAGATTATTTGCGCTGTTTATTATTTTTGTGGTTAGCTTGTGTATATCACCGCGTCATTCATATATGCCTTTCCAAGAACTACCCGCTTAAGCAGCTGCTTCAACTAAGAGGACTTCTTGCACACAAAATGACCCAAGGGCTCCAACGGGGAACTTTACGAAGGCCCAGTAACTTTTCGACAGAGGCAAAAAAGGGCACCAAACGGTTTTCTGAAACCCTTCCAAAAGGCACCCAACTGTACCCTGTTGCTGCAGTTATTGTAAACTCTGCTTGCAACAGACAACTCCTGATGGCAGAGTAGGAATGCTGATAAGTTTTTCCGCGAAGGCTTTTGAGTTTAGCTTTGAGGCTGGATTGATTTCCGAAAGACAGGATAAAGGGAGAGCAGGGTTTTAGGATTCGGGAGCATTCACGGACGGCTTCAAGAGATTCAGGGATGTAGTCTAGAACTTCAACCATGAATACAGCGTCAACTGTGTGGGCATTGAGCGGAATTTTTCGTGCATCCGCCAAAATAACGTCGATGTTTTTGTGTTTGTGGTTTAAACGACGTAAGCTTTGCGGGTCAATGTCTATGCTGACAACAGTTATGTCTTTGTTTGCGGCTGGTAAAGAGAAACGCCCGGTTTCAGCTCCGACATCAACAATAAGACCTGAAGAGGCATCAACAAAACTGGATATGAAATCGGTTTCTACATGGGTTAAATATTGCCCCATACGGGTTTTTGCTGCTTTTTCCCAATGCGTCTCGTCGAATAATAAATCAGCTGAGTCAGAGGGAGAAAAACCCAAAAAGTCAACTCCGCTTGCTTAAACATCAGCAGAGCCGCAAAGAACAACTGCTTAGCCAGGTGCCAGCAGAGAACCAAACGTCGAAAATCAGTTCAGAAGAAGCCTATGCCAACGCACAGTAACCAGTTGCAAAAGCGCGCTACTGTTCAATATAATTTTCTGGAAAGAAATATTTGAATCTGCCTATCTTACAGGTTTTACCTCAACATCCAAAGGCAGCAACGACAGCTTTTTGCCGCAATTAGGGCATTTCCCTTCGTGCATGTGGATGATTTCATCAGGAGGTTTAAGCTCGGCACCTTCATACAAAATATGTTTACAACCATGACAAATAACACGTTGCGGCATTACAGTCCCCTCTTAAGGTACAAGGAATACATCGGGCATATTTATCGATTGCTACCTTTTTAACTGCAGGCTTTGCATCCTCACACATCAGCTTTGTCAGCTTGCTACGGCTTGATTAAAGAGAACAAGCTGGAAAACGGCAGGTTCGGGTGCCCCTAGATGCGTAGAGGTGAAAACAATAAAGTGGGTTAACTGGCAACATTTATTTTCTTGAAGACTAATCAGAGCGTGAGTGCCCTACTTGGATAAGTACACGCTTATTGTGACTGAGAAACCTGATGCTGCCTTCCGAATAGCTACCGCTCTTGATGCAAACGGAAACGCCAAAAGAGCATTGAA is a window encoding:
- a CDS encoding STT3 domain-containing protein, with translation MGFKQRLSKGFKGFGRFQVSHGAILTYTALILILVIAFTVRVLPIRWEIPLGTLGLNEFDPYYQYTITNHMVQNGLLSPYYPTHWIDTQQFYPAGIDMGMSLPSLPLTAAALYNVVSFLGVNIDLMSFCSLMAPILGVVAVFILYFVGKDMGGKSVGLIAALIMALSPAVIQRSSLGFFDTETVGVISLLLFIFLFLRAIDKNRSFSSMVLYSLGAAGALAYFSGGWGAAYYLIGLAALFVVALVLMKRYSQRLLISYSITFGLGLFLATMVPFLSPSYLTTGVVLPVAGVFVLLCIAEVFNAQLPTRTKTLITAAFLVVLVGGFVALVGFGDLSNIAAKFGSVLDPFERAALPIIESVAEHRITAWGSIYYELGISVLFFLTGLYFAVKNPTNRNVFLAVFGLTTLYFAGSMVRLLVLLAPAFALLAAIGIMTLLKPFFALLRESRTKTVVKSKRGLKRVGKEYSLIAILIIFTLLVSTYAFTPQTTQATNLPALYPRVYGAVYNPITISSASLPVTPYEPIPEWRNMLSYTRNNLESTTVVSSWWDYGDWLGMFGNVTTLCDNTTTNTTQIENVAYSMMANETQSLKMLEHYDADYVLVFVTLQMLISDTGTLSGVQFGGYGDEGKWYWMARISGEAESRFLSNETFGTQWMTNDYRWTNETTFGNYTLGTDWADLNGNGQADQGETFPNLMGQNSTIFKLMSNAEQQWANKYGVTVSDQTGELPSFFTPAYISGLEADPQTVAYQYGGLVPLVALYQIDWDAYYAATNSTAPP
- a CDS encoding class I SAM-dependent methyltransferase, with the translated sequence MGQYLTHVETDFISSFVDASSGLIVDVGAETGRFSLPAANKDITVVSIDIDPQSLRRLNHKHKNIDVILADARKIPLNAHTVDAVFMVEVLDYIPESLEAVRECSRILKPCSPFILSFGNQSSLKAKLKSLRGKTYQHSYSAIRSCLLQAEFTITAATGYSWVPFGRVSENRLVPFFASVEKLLGLRKVPRWSPWVILCARSPLS